The Eremothecium cymbalariae DBVPG#7215 chromosome 8, complete sequence genome has a window encoding:
- the IRE1 gene encoding bifunctional endoribonuclease/protein kinase IRE1 (similar to Ashbya gossypii ADR293C): MRGIQSTCSLRIYIWILLLFSYSHSVWFVTGTPAARPFLKRFENSKNSLGVTSAGTGVLSKKGPWDLTSEGLNAVITGVLDKELASVPRIDIPTTTEAKRRHATPILMRESQVKSIGSVAIDAPSKSVLSLNGNHKDLESLTLADILIATDIEGGIHALNRQNGEVLWSISNANLPPLIKVSEPSAVTNESLIVEPYADGNIYYFSTYQGLQKLPVSIKQLVSLSPMDLKTKIVVDELGTILEDEKIYTGSRTTAVYALDIFTGEIISVYGLGTENKVFETSKINDNKMFNNEDFENILVIGKTTFELSIHTKDNIVYNVTYAQWQHNSIDNYLASRNNKSKDGIYVAPFRDRSLLATNADLKIAKWVSPKLPAIINNVFDIYFDYSTNEKILLPHPLKAVQDSEEENIHVYLDQTENNSWFALSSTFFPSLVESAPKSKFSMSEKWRRAEIFENKALFKVAVAGVHALGHFPIDKILINDKEYSHNSFMGRNGRFLDPPPKDYQPNNGVDSKSLEKYMSPEDISRHKVELQQEASNGILISNKNSFASIVAQFIYRVVESGLVLVLSIFTIILLSNFKLIPPLHILLERGGVIPKQNLPTPLVEISEVKKKSEQQESTEQEKEKSSSEEAKGTDIEKSDEQVEDETKETEKKKRKRGKRGGKHNKKKVAVNENQQAVKNFEYENDLKHLTISDKILGYGSSGTVVFQGNFQHRAVAVKRMLIDFYDVASHEIKLLAESDDHPNVVRYYCSEVTERFLYIALELCTATLEDIIELKKDSPKYFELQKRANPIDVLHQIALGISHLHIMKIVHRDLKPQNILVAPSKSYNHHTDDRNMIRILISDFGLCKKLEAEESSFKTNINNAAGTSGWRAPELLSGKISLLDTIESEESINQSTNKNNQSSEPLVYDPVSKKRLTRAIDIFSLGCVFYYVLSKGRHPFGERFMREGNIIKGDYCLDGLSKYIKDRCLVIEAKDLIAQMIQSDPLKRPVAQVVLKHPLFWSVPRKLEFLLKVSDRFEIERRDPPSALLLKLEASSTKVLPYKDWTIKFDQLFMDNLGKYRKYNGEKLMDLLRALRNKYHHFHDLPEELCDLMSPIPDGFYTYFIKRFPNLLMEIYYVVKDNLKDDQILGDFI, from the coding sequence CAGGAACCGGAGTTTTGAGTAAGAAGGGTCCATGGGATCTAACATCTGAAGGCCTGAATGCAGTTATCACCGGCGTCCTTGACAAAGAATTAGCGTCTGTACCTCGGATAGATATACCCACTACCACTGAAGCTAAGAGAAGGCATGCGACTCCTATTCTGATGCGTGAATCACAGGTGAAATCAATTGGTTCAGTTGCGATTGATGCTCCGAGCAAGTCTGTATTGTCTTTGAATGGCAACCACAAGGATCTTGAGTCCCTGACTTTGGCTGACATTCTTATAGCGACGGATATTGAGGGTGGTATACATGCGCTCAACAGGCAGAATGGAGAAGTGCTTTGGTCTATCTCAAATGCTAATTTACCTCCCCTAATAAAAGTGTCCGAGCCTAGTGCGGTTACTAACGAATCATTGATAGTTGAACCATATGCAGATGGCAATATCTACTACTTCAGTACTTATCAGGGATTACAAAAGTTACCTGTATCAATAAAACAGTTGGTCAGTCTTTCTCCGATGGATCTGAAAACCAAGATTGTGGTCGATGAACTGGGTACAATCTTAGAAGACGAAAAAATATACACCGGATCTAGAACAACTGCGGTGTACGCCTTGGATATATTTACGGGCGAAATAATATCCGTATATGGTCTTGGTACAGAAAATAAGGTATTTGAAACTTCCAAAATTAATGACAACAAAATGTTTAACAATGAGGATTTTGAGAACATCCTAGTGATCGGCAAAACTACCTTCGAGTTGAGCATCCACACCAAAGACAATATCGTCTACAATGTCACATATGCACAATGGCAACATAATTCCATTGATAATTATCTAGCCTCAAGAAATAATAAGTCTAAAGATGGGATTTACGTGGCACCTTTTCGTGATAGGTCATTACTAGCTACTAATGCCGACTTGAAGATAGCTAAATGGGTATCTCCGAAATTACCAGCAATCATAAACAACGTTTTCGATATTTATTTTGATTATTCTACAAACGAAAAGATTTTGCTGCCGCACCCGCTGAAAGCTGTTCAAGATAGCGAAGAGGAGAATATTCATGTCTACCTAGACCAAACCGAAAACAATTCTTGGTTTGCCTTATCCAGTACATTTTTCCCATCTTTAGTGGAATCTGCTCCCAAGTCTAAATTTAGTATGAGTGAGAAATGGAGGCGGGCagagatatttgaaaataaagCGTTGTTCAAAGTTGCTGTCGCAGGCGTCCATGCATTAGGTCATTTCCCCATTGATAAGATATTGATTAACGACAAAGAATACAGTCATAATTCTTTTATGGGTCGCAACGGAAGATTCTTAGACCCGCCTCCTAAAGATTATCAACCAAATAACGGTGTTGATTCGAAGTCGTTAGAAAAGTATATGTCTCCGGAAGATATTAGCCGACATAAAGTTGAACTACAACAAGAAGCTAGCAATGGTATATTGATCTCGAACAAGAACAGCTTTGCGTCTATAGTGGCGCAATTTATTTATAGGGTTGTTGAAAGCGGCCTGGTATTGGTTCTTTCCATATTCACGATTATATTATTGTCAAATTTCAAACTAATACCTCCTTTACACATTCTTTTAGAGCGGGGAGGTGTCattccaaaacaaaacttaCCCACACCGCTTGTTGAAATTTCAGAAGTTAAAAAGAAGAGTGAGCAACAAGAATCCACTGAgcaagaaaaggaaaagtcAAGCAGTGAAGAAGCTAAAGGGacagatattgaaaaatctgATGAGCAGGTAGAAGATGAAACGAAGGAAactgaaaagaagaagaggaaacGCGGTAAAAGAGGTGGAAAGcataacaaaaagaaagtgGCAGTAAATGAAAACCAGCAGGctgttaaaaattttgaatatgaaaatgatttaaAGCATTTAACTATTTCTGATAAAATATTAGGCTATGGTTCTTCAGGCACTGTAGTATTCCAGGGAAATTTTCAACATAGAGCGGTAGCTGTAAAGAGGATGTTAATAGATTTTTACGACGTTGCTTCCCACGAGATTAAATTACTAGCTGAGAGTGATGATCATCCAAATGTGGTTCGGTATTATTGTTCCGAAGTTACTGAAAGGTTTCTGTATATTGCACTTGAATTGTGTACAGCTACACTGGAAGATATCATTGaactaaaaaaagattCTCCAAagtattttgaattgcagAAGAGGGCAAATCCCATTGATGTGTTGCATCAAATTGCGTTAGGAATCTCTCATTTGCACATCATGAAAATTGTTCACAGGGATTTAAAACCGCAAAACATTCTAGTTGCACCTAGTAAGAGCTATAATCATCATACCGATGATCGAAATATGATTAGGATACTGATTTCAGATTTTGGACTCTGTAAAAAACTAGAAGCAGAGGAATCATCCTTTAAGAcgaatattaataatgcCGCTGGAACTAGTGGCTGGAGGGCTCCTGAACTATTAAGTGGTAAAATATCTCTACTAGATACGATCGAAAGCGAAGAATCAATTAATCAATCtacaaataaaaataatcaATCTTCCGAACCGCTTGTTTATGATCCAGTAAGCAAAAAGCGTTTAACGAGGGcaattgatattttttctCTAGGCTGTGTATTTTATTATGTTTTGTCAAAAGGAAGACATCCCTTCGGAGAAAGATTTATGAGAGAAGGGAACATTATCAAGGGTGATTATTGTCTAGATGGTTTAagcaaatatatcaagGATAGGTGTTTGGTAATCGAAGCCAAGGATCTGATAGCACAAATGATTCAGTCAGACCCATTAAAGAGACCTGTAGCTCAGGTAGTTTTAAAGCATCCATTGTTTTGGTCCGTACCAAGAAAATTAGAATTCCTATTGAAAGTCAGCGATCGATTTGAGATTGAAAGAAGAGATCCACCAAGTGCTTTATTGTTGAAACTTGAGGCCTCTTCGACCAAAGTACTTCCGTACAAGGACTGGACAATAAAATTTGATCAACTCTTTATGGATAATCTAGGAAAATATAGAAAGTATAATGGTGAGAAGTTAATGGATCTATTAAGAGCTTTAAGAAACAAATACCATCATTTTCATGATCTACCTGAGGAACTTTGTGACCTCATGAGCCCTATACCGGATGGATTCTATACGTATTTCATTAAAAGATTCCCTAATCTTCTGATGGAAATATACTATGTTGTGAAGGACAACTTGAAAGACGACCAAATTTTGGGAGACTTTATATAA
- the YCG1 gene encoding condensin subunit YCG1 (similar to Ashbya gossypii ADR292W) produces MAAEASMEQSILTNKDTLPNGINTTEETSVNQKIFRAIAEVFQSAQSTYAGHRRHIAVLNKVYSKCIEQQLHESFNYWFNKLVVRILSLKKQEIIGDRIVRLVAAFIASNELALQKKRAENGGDEKTEQIFGAFLNQFIRFLLHGIESRDKNVRYRVTQLLAVIMDNMGEIDEELYDLIIWSMQKRVHDKEPNVRVQAIFCLTKFQDDEHESLDSSADPATESLVHALQNDPSAEIRRAAMLNLANNKNTQHLIFERARDVAAINRRLIYSKVLKSMGPKVFTQLDSSLLDQLVQLGLEDRDETVRQACGKLVAFDWLNLMDGDIIDLLDKLDVTKGKVAEKAMCALFEYRSDIVNKIKFPKDVWDNFSIITVFLLKSFYYHCLEHEMNELIEENFPETMVLSKYITTYISKRYESKDEQSQIDEKALDFIIEQLLYIAYKYDFSDEIGRRDMLNLVRNLLFNKDLSESLVKISLKVLKVLSINERDFITMSVEIITDIRDEDIEKQENEEVGHNSISKNRKDDVIDEEKDEVDEDKDYCAVESFHSAVDDLVSGNINACDSNNTVVIEEKQPSPESLLVCLKLTRYMLELVEKPLKQNIMISSLIDTLITPAVRNTQSDIRELGVRCLGLCCLLDVQLATESMYILGMCVSKGNVALKNIALQVIIDIFSVHGSKVVDGEGKVDSISLHKIFYKILKNNELADCQTVAAEGLCKLFLGDVFIDDDLFETLVLSYFSPANSGNEALIQAFAFCLPVYCFSHFNHQQRMARVASDVLLRLSMLWDDLQNPTDGSNMSKDSMLKPNAIFQQLINWTDPCRLVAEDEKSAATNECHIDFLLDILRSYYRFERKDVKKMLITNLSRFKVTGQHSVVKIKEAIEHLEDILENDTTDKTCKNCLNALLENYKSLVPEAEEHSINTTKQEDDNSIGEFSAILAGADNSSLDVAGSSTQSELNTESFIKDSGNGQLQSENTEQGILNTLDNPPSRKRLRSADDS; encoded by the coding sequence ATGGCAGCAGAAGCTTCCATGGAACAATCCATATTGACGAATAAAGATACATTGCCCAATGGTATCAATACAACTGAAGAGACTTCAGTGAATCAAAAAATCTTTAGAGCCATTGCTGAAGTGTTCCAATCTGCCCAGAGCACTTATGCGGGACATAGGCGTCACATCGCGGTGTTGAATAAAGTTTATTCCAAGTGCATTGAGCAGCAGTTACACGAATCATTCAACTATTGGTTTAATAAATTGGTGGTAAGGATACTCTCGTTGAAAAAACAGGAAATTATCGGTGATAGGATTGTTCGGTTGGTTGCTGCTTTCATTGCCAGTAATGAGTTGGCTCTGCAAAAGAAGAGAGCTGAGAATGGCGGAGATGAGAAGACGGAACAAATATTCGGGGCATTTTTGAATCAGTTCATTAGGTTTTTATTGCATGGCATTGAATCACGAGATAAAAATGTGAGATATAGGGTCACTCAACTGCTGGCTGTTATCATGGATAATATGGGTGAAATAGATGAAGAACTTTACGATTTGATTATATGGTCAATGCAGAAAAGGGTACATGATAAGGAACCCAACGTTCGAGTTCAAGCTATCTTTTGTCTGACAAAGTTTCAGGATGATGAGCACGAGTCACTGGATAGCTCTGCTGATCCTGCAACGGAAAGTTTGGTGCATGCCCTACAGAATGATCCCAGTGCTGAGATACGTAGGGCAGCCATGCTCAATTTAGCTAATAACAAGAATACTCAGCATCTTATCTTTGAAAGAGCACGTGATGTTGCAGCTATAAACAGACGGTTGATCTACTCTAAAGTATTGAAGTCTATGGGCCCTAAGGTTTTCACTCAACTCGATTCTAGTTTACTTGATCAGCTGGTACAGTTGGGTTTGGAAGACAGAGACGAGACAGTTAGACAAGCTTGTGGAAAACTTGTTGCATTTGATTGGTTAAATTTGATGGATGGTGACATTATAGATTTGTTGGATAAGTTAGATGTTACTAAAGGAAAGGTTGCCGAGAAAGCAATGTGTgctttatttgaatatcgAAGTGATATTGTAAACAAAATTAAGTTTCCTAAAGATGTTTGGGACAATTTCAGTATAATTACAGTATTTCTGCTAaaatctttttattatcaCTGTTTAGAACATGAGATGAATGAGCTTATAGAAGAGAACTTTCCAGAGACCATGGTACTTTCCAAATACATCACAACCTATATTAGTAAGAGGTATGAAAGCAAGGATGAGCAGTCacaaattgatgaaaaagCCCTAgattttattattgaacAACTTCTCTATATTGCATACAAATATGACTTTAGTGATGAAATTGGAAGACGTGATATGCTTAACTTGGTTAGAAATTTGCTATTCAATAAGGATTTATCAGAATCTCTAGTGAAGATAAGCTTAAAGGTCTTAAAAGTCTTATCAATTAATGAGCGAGATTTTATAACAATGTCTGTCGAAATTATTACCGATATTagagatgaagatattgagAAACAAGAAAACGAAGAAGTGGGTCATAATTCAATTTCTAAGAACAGAAAAGACGATGTTATCGATGAAGAGAAAGACGAGGTGGACGAAGATAAAGATTATTGTGCTGTTGAATCATTTCATTCAGCTGTTGACGACTTGGTGAGTGGTAATATTAACGCATGTGATTCTAACAATACTGTTGTAatagaagaaaaacaacCAAGTCCAGAATCATTATTAGTTTGTTTAAAGTTAACACGTTACATGTTGGAGCTTGTTGAAAAGCCCCTAAAGCAGAATATCATGATATCATCTTTAATTGATACATTAATTACGCCTGCTGTTAGAAATACGCAAAGTGATATAAGAGAATTAGGTGTCCGCTGTCTGGGTTTATGTTGTTTGCTTGATGTACAATTGGCGACAGAAAGCATGTACATTCTAGGTATGTGTGTTTCCAAAGGTAATGTCGCGTTGAAGAATATAGCTCTTCAAGTgattattgatattttttcagTTCATGGTAGTAAAGTAGTTGATGGGGAAGGAAAAGTTGACTCAATATCATTACACAAgatattttacaaaatattaaaaaacaatGAGCTTGCCGATTGCCAAACTGTTGCAGCAGAAGGGCTCTGTAAATTGTTTTTAGGTGACGTCTTCATAGATGATGATCTGTTTGAAACGCTTGTACTATCCTATTTCTCCCCTGCGAATTCTGGAAATGAGGCACTGATTCAGGCCTTTGCCTTTTGCTTGCCAGTTTATTGTTTTTCCCATTTCAACCATCAACAAAGAATGGCAAGGGTTGCAAGTGACGTATTGCTAAGGTTATCAATGTTGTGGGATGATCTCCAAAACCCTACTGATGGGAGCAACATGTCTAAGGATTCAATGTTAAAGCCTAATgctatttttcaacaattgatTAATTGGACAGACCCTTGTAGACTTGTtgcagaagatgaaaaaaGTGCAGCTACAAACGAATGCCATATAGATTTTTTGCTTGATATTCTTAGGTCTTATTATAgatttgaaagaaaggATGTTAAGAAAATGCTAATCACTAATCTCTCTAGATTTAAAGTCACTGGACAACATAGTGTGGTGAAGATTAAAGAAGCTATTGAACATTTGGAAGATATTCTGGAAAATGACACCACAGACAAGACATGTAAAAACTGTCTAAATGCGCTTTTAGAAAATTATAAATCACTGGTACCAGAAGCTGAGGAGCATAGCATTAATACTACAAAGCAGGAGGATGATAATAGTATAGGTGAATTTTCGGCAATATTGGCAGGTGCTGATAATAGCTCTTTGGATGTGGCTGGAAGCAGCACCCAATCTGAACTTAATACCGAAAGCTTTATAAAAGATTCAGGGAATGGGCAATTACAAAGTGAGAATACAGAACAGGGGATTTTAAACACTTTAGACAACCCACCCAGCAGAAAAAGGTTAAGATCTGCTGATGATTCATAA
- a CDS encoding uncharacterized protein (similar to Ashbya gossypii AGR366W), with the protein MLELQRDSRRTIKMEELFMLLFICVTAVIVYNQSYRFLWYKLEKLFELTPISLNASEPDPTLITLQKRKSKMVVLKPYIEYLGSFSSISNIIRVIVSATFALCVVAVEIVLWQIKTAESQQAGDIITEVIWPITSMLLSASLIMIQPLCILIIFVYKFLERSRDISEVVFLGSLCTILCVVLLASVNCGPFYYTRNLLTRLSIVGVTMMGALSGIASISTPYYVTMYFLKNKETTVLNNAYNGVGLMFTNNSGLHDKLNDYKHGVEENFAVIQTLKQNDDRDVLILKDQLVEKISWYQLEMAKLKQRIEEPQLLTMTKRFFQIGFLVYCVYRLITTLLVRIPRILFHVIKYPSDYDYEFFLGNEENDSGPGDPLTVTLANILDFVIFRFKQEEELDSLIRQLSLILSISFFICSLSTVTTTISYLLTLLPLKIQKFALTTLNENEGSSLPVHNNVKKKPLYQNPPSILKNLVVSELTGVYILSTILMIRSNLPFDLSKKLNELLGKKFTVPNIAIDIWFDEIFASSSVLTLIGILIVDYIRKSK; encoded by the coding sequence ATGCTAGAGCTCCAAAGGGACTCCAGAAGGACCATCAAGATGGAAGAACTCTTCATGTTATTGTTTATATGCGTAACAGCTGTTATTGTATACAATCAATCATATAGGTTCCTTTGGTACAAGTTAGAGAAACTGTTTGAGTTAACTCCAATATCATTAAATGCCTCTGAACCGGACCCTACATTGATCACTCTCCAAAAACGGAAGTCCAAAATGGTCGTTCTCAAGccatatattgaatatttagGATCATTTTCCAGTATTTCAAACATAATAAGAGTCATTGTATCTGCTACTTTTGCTTTATGTGTTGTCGCAGTCGAAATTGTACTTTGGCAAATCAAGACAGCGGAAAGTCAACAAGCTGGAGACATCATCACGGAGGTAATATGGCCTATCACCTCTATGCTTTTATCAGCATCATTAATTATGATTCAGCCACTTTGCATATTGATCATTTTTGTATACAAGTTTCTGGAACGCAGCAGGGATATCTCAGAAGTGGTATTTTTGGGCAGTTTATGTACTATTCTATGTGTTGTACTTCTGGCAAGTGTTAATTGCGGTCCATTCTACTACACCAGAAATTTATTGACAAGGCTTTCGATAGTGGGGGTCACTATGATGGGTGCTTTATCTGGTATAGCATCTATATCTACACCATATTATGTTACAATGTactttttgaagaacaaagaaacaactGTATTAAACAATGCCTATAATGGAGTCGGCCTAATGTTTACCAACAATTCTGGTCTGCATGATAAACTAAATGATTATAAACATGGTGTAGAAGAAAACTTTGCAGTTATACAAACactaaaacaaaatgaCGATAGGGATGTTCTTATTTTAAAGGATCAACTGGTGGAAAAGATTAGCTGGTATCAATTGGAAATGGCAAAACTGAAACAAAGAATAGAGGAACCTCAGCTGCTCACTATGACAAAAagatttttccaaatagGATTCCTAGTTTATTGTGTCTACAGATTAATCACAACGCTTTTGGTTCGAATTCCTCGCATATTATTTCATGTAATCAAATACCCATCAGATTATGACTATGAGTTCTTCCTAGgaaatgaagaaaacgaCTCAGGTCCAGGAGACCCACTAACAGTTACTCTTGCAAATATATTAGACTTCGTCATTTTCAGATtcaaacaagaagaagagttAGATTCTCTGATCAGACAACTTTCATTAATACTTtctatttcattttttatttgttcGCTGTCGACGGTTACAACAACTATCTCATATCTATTGACTTTATTacctttaaaaatacaaaaattcGCATTAACCACTTTAAATGAGAACGAAGGAAGCAGTTTACCAGTTCATAATAATGTGAAGAAAAAACCTCTTTACCAGAACCCCCCTtctatattaaaaaatctGGTTGTTTCTGAGTTAACAGGGGtgtatatattatccacaattttgatgattcGTTCAAATCTGCCGTTTGATCTCTCGAAGAAATTGAATGAACTATTAGGCAAAAAATTCACTGTCCCAAATATTGCAATTGACATTTGgtttgatgaaatatttgcCTCCAGCTCTGTACTGACTCTGATTGGTATTCTTATAGTGGATTATATCAGGAAATCGAAATAG
- the PEP7 gene encoding phosphatidylinositol-3-phosphate binding protein (similar to Ashbya gossypii AGR365C) → MASNVPVGRVIGRDSPTKIKEIDETLECPVCGSKVKGLDSLNTHLDVEHGFNYDRTNSTDSSSVNLTSVDQRVSSRQKSGSTITLNTVPHVDKGHWKTPTAGKSRCFKCQKKLTPKIGMRNCRKCGELFCYNHCGLLIKLNSAAHYDPIVGEWFKCCSRCMQERPGYNDFGLYVDLTETFLKQRTIRNEDKQLQIIQLENRLVRLVDGIIDLNAYHKSTFFSTKLSNDINNLEKTITPWRKNESTNQCTICTRYFHLLLRKHHCRLCGKLVCDDNLTYCSTELLIQDLIKAAPDLPFKKPNYDISLIKNTLRICSSCIDSFFLKRKFQQDLMLESSSLFSKYTELQSVSRVILRIMPRFERLLGTVNSNKPQLDKSGINELAILRRRLLEAFTLYEKLAKQVLHLQPDNEAERKIQRSIQIKALAFIQEKMLPLKKIPEVLNPSNPVTEIQTSPSKLLFNNLTIGEVKQYREQLMVLKEQKYIVEGLVEDAKKQRKFEEIPTLKQNINEIAKKIEDVEGTLGDQGFE, encoded by the coding sequence ATGGCAAGTAATGTCCCTGTTGGTCGAGTAATTGGCCGGGATAGTCCGACTAAAATAAAGgaaattgatgaaactTTGGAGTGTCCTGTATGTGGAAGCAAAGTTAAGGGATTAGACTCCTTAAATACGCATCTGGATGTTGAGCATGGATTTAATTATGATAGAACCAACTCCACAGATAGCAGTTCTGTCAATTTAACATCAGTTGATCAAAGAGTGTCGTCCAGACAAAAGTCAGGGTCTACTATAACGCTAAATACAGTACCTCATGTGGATAAAGGCCACTGGAAAACTCCAACAGCAGGAAAATCACGCTGTTTCAAGTGCCAAAAGAAATTAACACCTAAGATTGGTATGCGAAATTGCAGGAAGTGCGGTGAGCTATTTTGTTATAATCATTGTGGTCTTCTGATCAAGCTCAATTCTGCTGCTCATTATGATCCGATAGTTGGTGAGTGGTTTAAGTGCTGTAGCCGGTGTATGCAAGAAAGGCCGGGATATAATGATTTTGGATTGTATGTTGATCTTACAGAAACATTCTTAAAACAACGTACTATAAGAAATGAAGACaagcaacttcaaataatccAGCTTGAGAATAGGTTAGTAAGACTTGTTGATGGCATCATTGATCTTAATGCGTATCACAAGAGTACGTTCTTCTCTACTAAACTTAGCAACGATATCAACAATCTCGAAAAGACTATTACGCCATGGAGAAAAAATGAATCCACTAACCAGTGTACCATTTGCACCAGATATTTCCATCTACTCCTGAGGAAACACCATTGCAGATTATGTGGGAAACTTGTATGTGATGATAATTTGACCTATTGTTCAACTGAGTTACTGATACAGGATCTGATAAAGGCAGCGCCAGATTTACCATTTAAAAAGCCCAATTATGACATATCATTGATCAAAAATACACTCAGAATATGTTCTAGCTGTATTGATTCCTTTTTTCTGAAGAGGAAATTCCAACAGGATCTAATGCTGgaatcatcttcattattttcGAAATATACTGAACTCCAAAGTGTATCTAGAGTAATTCTACGGATTATGCCTCGATTTGAACGTCTGTTGGGGACTGTTAATTCTAACAAGCCTCAACTAGATAAAAGCGGCATTAATGAGTTGGCAATTctaagaagaagattacTAGAAGCGTTTACGTTGTATGAAAAGCTTGCTAAACAGGTTTTACACTTACAACCAGATAATGAAGCAGAAAGGAAAATTCAAAGGTCCATTCAAATAAAAGCATTAGCATTTATCCAGGAGAAAATGCTCccattgaagaagattccCGAAGTACTTAACCCATCCAATCCTGTCACAGAGATTCAAACTAGTCCAAGCAAATTGTTATTTAATAACCTGACAATTGGCGAGGTCAAACAGTATCGGGAACAATTAATGGTGT